One window from the genome of Aquabacterium sp. A3 encodes:
- the fcl gene encoding GDP-L-fucose synthase: MQSNAKIFVAGHRGMVGSALVRRLQSAGYSNVITRSRQELDLLSQQAVHEFLQSEKPDYLFIAAAKVGGIQANNTYRADFLYQNLVIEANLIHGAHLAGVQRLMFLGSSCIYPKLAPQPLKEEYLLTGPLEPTNEPYAIAKIAGIKLAEAYNHQYGRQYTSAMPTNLYGPNDNYDLNNSHVLPALIRKAHEAKQRGDSELVVWGTGTPLREFLHADDLADACVFLMEKGFDGPLINVGCGSDVSIRELAELVVKVVGFEGRLTFDTSKPDGTPRKLMDVGQLTSLGWTPRIGLEEGIGLAYQDFLKRYT, encoded by the coding sequence ATGCAATCCAACGCCAAGATTTTTGTGGCCGGCCACCGAGGCATGGTGGGCAGCGCCCTCGTGCGTCGCCTGCAGTCTGCCGGCTACAGCAACGTCATCACCCGCAGCCGCCAAGAGCTTGATCTGCTCAGCCAGCAGGCCGTGCATGAGTTTCTGCAGTCAGAAAAGCCGGATTACCTGTTCATCGCCGCCGCCAAGGTGGGGGGCATCCAGGCCAACAACACCTACCGGGCCGATTTTCTGTACCAAAACCTGGTGATCGAGGCCAACTTGATCCACGGTGCCCACCTGGCGGGCGTGCAGCGGCTGATGTTTCTGGGCTCCAGCTGCATCTACCCCAAGCTGGCGCCCCAGCCCCTGAAGGAAGAGTACCTGCTCACCGGCCCGCTCGAGCCCACCAACGAGCCCTACGCCATCGCCAAGATCGCGGGCATCAAGCTGGCCGAGGCCTACAACCACCAGTACGGGCGCCAGTACACCAGCGCCATGCCCACCAACCTGTACGGCCCCAACGACAATTACGACCTCAACAACAGCCACGTGCTGCCGGCCCTGATCCGCAAGGCGCACGAGGCCAAGCAGCGGGGCGACAGCGAGCTGGTGGTCTGGGGCACGGGCACGCCGCTGCGCGAGTTCCTGCACGCCGACGACCTGGCCGATGCCTGCGTGTTCTTGATGGAAAAGGGCTTTGACGGTCCGTTGATCAACGTGGGCTGTGGCAGCGACGTGTCGATCCGCGAACTGGCCGAGCTGGTGGTGAAGGTGGTGGGCTTTGAAGGCCGCCTCACCTTCGACACCAGCAAGCCCGATGGCACGCCCCGCAAGCTGATGGACGTGGGGCAACTCACGTCACTGGGCTGGACGCCCCGCATCGGGCTGGAAGAAGGCATCGGCCTGGCCTACCAGGACTTCCTCAAGCGTTACACCTGA
- a CDS encoding TetR/AcrR family transcriptional regulator codes for MTPASPPNRTHYHHGNLRQAVIDTALALAEETGDEQVSLREVARRIGVSSGAPFRHFADHASLMAAIAEEATVRLRLMVERDQHRSPPAAIERLRTMGNSFLSWALEHPTSFRLVSARRLYDFNASPSLHAHFNEVRSRTVSLVEMAQREGSLQADVPPERLALMLRSAVYGMARMHVDGQLAQWGVKSGSARRELHAVLNALIDGLRG; via the coding sequence ATGACGCCTGCATCCCCTCCAAACCGCACCCACTACCACCATGGCAACCTGCGCCAGGCCGTGATCGACACGGCCCTGGCGCTGGCCGAAGAAACTGGAGACGAGCAGGTCAGTCTGCGGGAGGTGGCGCGGCGCATCGGTGTCTCTTCGGGCGCACCCTTTCGGCACTTTGCAGACCATGCGTCCTTGATGGCCGCCATCGCGGAAGAGGCCACCGTGCGCCTGCGCTTGATGGTCGAGCGCGATCAGCATCGGTCGCCACCAGCGGCGATCGAGCGCCTGCGCACCATGGGAAACAGCTTCCTGAGTTGGGCGCTGGAACACCCCACCTCATTTCGTCTGGTATCGGCTCGGCGCCTCTACGATTTCAATGCGTCGCCCAGCCTGCACGCTCACTTCAACGAGGTGCGCTCACGAACCGTGTCACTGGTGGAAATGGCGCAGCGCGAGGGCAGCCTTCAGGCGGATGTACCACCTGAGCGCCTCGCGCTGATGTTGCGCAGTGCCGTCTACGGCATGGCGCGCATGCACGTCGACGGCCAACTGGCTCAATGGGGCGTCAAATCTGGTTCGGCAAGGCGTGAGTTGCACGCCGTGTTGAACGCTCTGATTGACGGCTTGAGGGGCTGA
- a CDS encoding lipase family protein, which yields MRFRLTPRPQWLCALPVALSALALPGTASATTDPFFEFTDTAALASAAPGTVLKSRTISVYVAGFKTKLKATQLVYRSTDALMRPAANVTTIFTPDCATASCTNKNKVISYQSFYDSLNPEDGPSRAYAGGKRLPDLLPAVETILFGKYVKQGYTVVVSDTEGQKANFAAGPEYGYNTLDSIRAALKAPQVGLSSNAQVVMMGYSGGAIATEWAAELAPSYAPDLTPNLIGAAFGGTLVSPEHNLTYVEGAPIWGGVMPMAIIGVSRSYEIDIKKYLSPRGLEVYDKMQKASIAYVLGMYRNVTWKDLVKPEYQDRTKIKEYVEAVNKVIMGTGGTPAIPLQIGQGTGGVWELTKTSPLWGKGDGVMLAGDVRTLARQYCAQGVPVQHKEWGTSHFTTMALWLPWATDWVDARFAGKAAPQNCSSIAPGNPLTPLAYNP from the coding sequence ATGCGATTCCGTTTGACCCCTCGCCCACAGTGGCTCTGTGCATTGCCCGTGGCCTTGTCTGCGCTGGCCTTGCCCGGCACGGCCAGCGCTACCACCGATCCCTTCTTCGAGTTCACCGACACGGCTGCACTGGCCAGCGCGGCGCCCGGCACGGTGCTCAAGAGCCGCACGATCTCTGTGTACGTGGCCGGCTTCAAGACCAAGCTCAAGGCGACGCAACTCGTCTACCGATCGACCGATGCCTTGATGCGGCCGGCAGCCAACGTCACCACCATCTTCACACCCGACTGCGCCACGGCCAGTTGCACCAACAAGAACAAGGTCATTTCGTACCAGTCGTTCTACGACTCGTTGAACCCGGAAGACGGTCCTTCGCGCGCCTATGCGGGGGGCAAGCGCCTGCCCGACCTGCTGCCTGCTGTCGAGACCATTCTGTTTGGCAAGTACGTCAAGCAGGGCTACACCGTGGTGGTGTCTGACACCGAAGGCCAGAAAGCCAACTTTGCCGCAGGGCCCGAGTACGGCTACAACACGCTGGATTCCATCCGTGCAGCGCTCAAGGCCCCGCAGGTCGGCCTGAGCAGCAACGCCCAGGTGGTGATGATGGGCTATTCGGGCGGTGCCATCGCCACCGAATGGGCGGCCGAGCTGGCCCCCAGCTATGCGCCAGACCTCACGCCCAACCTGATCGGCGCAGCCTTTGGCGGCACCCTGGTGAGCCCCGAGCACAACCTGACCTACGTCGAAGGCGCGCCCATCTGGGGCGGTGTGATGCCCATGGCCATCATCGGCGTGTCGCGCTCGTACGAGATCGACATCAAGAAGTACCTCTCTCCGCGCGGCCTGGAGGTCTACGACAAGATGCAGAAGGCCTCGATCGCCTACGTGCTGGGCATGTACCGCAACGTGACCTGGAAGGACCTGGTCAAGCCCGAGTACCAGGACCGCACCAAGATCAAGGAATACGTGGAAGCGGTGAACAAGGTCATCATGGGCACCGGCGGCACCCCTGCCATCCCGCTGCAGATCGGGCAAGGCACCGGCGGCGTGTGGGAGCTCACCAAGACCTCGCCCCTGTGGGGCAAGGGTGATGGCGTGATGCTGGCCGGTGACGTGCGCACCCTGGCTCGTCAGTACTGCGCCCAGGGCGTGCCCGTGCAGCACAAGGAGTGGGGCACCAGCCACTTCACCACCATGGCCCTGTGGCTGCCCTGGGCCACCGACTGGGTGGATGCGCGTTTCGCTGGCAAGGCAGCGCCGCAGAACTGCTCCAGCATCGCCCCCGGCAACCCATTGACCCCCCTGGCCTACAACCCTTGA
- the modC gene encoding molybdenum ABC transporter ATP-binding protein, whose translation MGDLRAQLQLHHPGFELSVSLCLPGRGVSVLLGPSGCGKTTVLRALSGLTRASGSVRLGDEVWQDDDLGRWLPVHRRPLGMVFQEASLFPHLDVRANLLYGHRRVPSGLHRTTLDDAIELLGIGHLLSRHPQGLSGGERQRVAIARALLTSPRLLLMDEPLSALDAARKAEVLPYLEALAVHGVPIVYVTHALDEAARLADHLVLMEQGRVQMSGPALSLMSRTDTPWAALDEAGAVLALSVRRHDEPHGLSLLGWGEGPDQGLWVGRVSAPLGQAVRLRILARDVSVALSRATDSSMLNILPAVVRTVHPHGDGSVMLGLALSAHHTVLARITSRSASTLGLREGLPVYAQIKGAALLRA comes from the coding sequence ATGGGCGACCTCCGGGCACAACTGCAGTTGCACCACCCAGGTTTTGAGTTGTCGGTGAGCCTGTGTTTGCCCGGTCGCGGGGTCAGCGTGCTGCTGGGGCCTTCAGGCTGTGGCAAAACCACGGTCCTCAGGGCGTTGTCTGGTCTGACCCGCGCGTCTGGCAGCGTGCGTCTGGGCGATGAGGTGTGGCAAGACGACGACCTGGGTCGCTGGCTGCCTGTGCATCGGCGACCGCTGGGCATGGTGTTTCAGGAAGCCAGCTTGTTTCCACACCTGGATGTGCGCGCCAACCTGCTGTACGGGCATCGTCGCGTGCCGTCGGGCTTGCATCGCACCACGCTGGACGACGCCATTGAGTTGCTTGGCATCGGCCATCTGCTGTCCCGGCATCCACAGGGCCTGTCGGGCGGTGAGCGTCAGCGTGTGGCCATCGCCCGCGCCTTGCTGACCAGCCCACGCTTGCTGTTGATGGACGAGCCCTTGTCGGCGCTCGACGCGGCACGCAAGGCCGAGGTGCTGCCTTACCTGGAGGCCTTGGCGGTGCACGGGGTGCCCATTGTTTACGTGACCCACGCGCTGGACGAGGCGGCCCGGCTGGCCGATCACCTGGTCCTGATGGAGCAAGGCCGCGTGCAGATGTCAGGGCCCGCCTTGTCACTGATGTCTCGCACCGACACGCCGTGGGCCGCCTTGGATGAGGCCGGCGCCGTGCTCGCCCTGAGCGTGAGGCGCCATGACGAGCCGCATGGCTTGAGCCTGTTGGGCTGGGGCGAAGGCCCCGATCAGGGGCTGTGGGTTGGCCGGGTGTCGGCGCCCTTGGGGCAGGCGGTGCGCTTGCGCATTCTGGCGCGCGATGTGAGTGTGGCGCTGAGTCGTGCGACCGACAGCAGCATGCTCAACATCCTGCCTGCAGTGGTTCGCACTGTGCACCCTCACGGCGACGGCAGTGTCATGTTGGGCCTGGCATTGAGCGCACACCACACCGTGCTGGCGCGCATCACCTCCCGGTCAGCATCGACCCTGGGGCTGCGTGAAGGCCTGCCGGTGTACGCCCAGATCAAGGGCGCCGCCTTGTTGCGCGCCTAG
- the modB gene encoding molybdate ABC transporter permease subunit: MPLHAEDWQALWLTARLAATTTVLLLLVGTPIAWWLAHTRSALKGPVAAVVALPLVLPPTVIGFYLLVLLGPQGPVGQFMQAMGMDLLPFTFSGLVVACTLHSLPFVVQPLQQAFEAIGARPLEVAATLRASPWDRFITVALPLARPGFLTAAVLGFAHTVGEFGVVLMIGGNIPGATRVLSVALYGHVEAQEWANAHWLAGGMVLFGFVVMLALYLLNARRSALGGSPGVPT; this comes from the coding sequence TTGCCCCTGCACGCTGAAGACTGGCAAGCCCTGTGGTTGACGGCCCGGCTGGCGGCCACCACCACGGTGTTGCTCTTGTTGGTGGGCACCCCCATCGCCTGGTGGCTGGCCCACACGCGCTCGGCGCTCAAAGGGCCCGTGGCGGCGGTGGTGGCGCTGCCGTTGGTGTTGCCCCCCACGGTCATCGGCTTTTACTTGTTGGTGTTGTTGGGGCCTCAAGGCCCTGTGGGTCAGTTCATGCAAGCCATGGGCATGGACCTGTTGCCGTTCACCTTCTCCGGGCTGGTGGTGGCGTGCACCCTGCACTCCCTGCCGTTCGTCGTTCAGCCGCTGCAACAGGCCTTCGAGGCCATCGGCGCGCGTCCGCTGGAGGTGGCCGCCACCCTGCGTGCGTCGCCGTGGGATCGATTCATCACCGTGGCTCTGCCGCTGGCCCGCCCGGGCTTCCTCACGGCAGCGGTGCTGGGTTTTGCGCACACGGTCGGTGAGTTCGGGGTGGTGCTCATGATCGGTGGCAACATTCCTGGCGCCACGCGCGTGCTGTCGGTGGCCCTCTATGGACACGTTGAAGCGCAAGAATGGGCCAACGCCCACTGGCTCGCGGGGGGCATGGTGCTGTTTGGCTTTGTGGTCATGCTGGCGCTGTACCTGCTCAATGCCCGTCGTAGCGCCTTGGGCGGATCACCCGGGGTGCCCACATGA
- the modA gene encoding molybdate ABC transporter substrate-binding protein, whose product MADEVRVAVASNFVAPFQHIAQAFTQATGHAVRVSGASTGKLYLQIRNGGPFEVMLSADDETPRKLVAQGHGVSGSAFTYALGKLVLWSAHPEVVDAEGRVLRDGAFQRLAVANPKLAPYGAAATEALQALGQLERLTPRFVQGENIAQTLQFVSTGNAELGFVALSQVAVPGQAVSGSQWVVPEHLYTPIRQDAVLLKKGEGQPAAEALMRFMRSPQARQIIQTWGYGLAPAR is encoded by the coding sequence TTGGCCGATGAAGTTCGGGTGGCCGTGGCCTCCAACTTCGTCGCACCCTTTCAGCACATCGCGCAGGCCTTCACCCAAGCCACCGGACACGCCGTCAGGGTGTCGGGTGCCTCCACCGGCAAGCTCTACCTGCAAATCCGCAACGGCGGGCCATTCGAGGTCATGCTGTCGGCCGATGACGAGACCCCGCGCAAGCTGGTCGCGCAAGGGCATGGTGTATCAGGCAGCGCCTTCACTTACGCCCTGGGCAAGCTGGTGTTGTGGAGCGCGCACCCTGAGGTGGTCGATGCCGAAGGCCGTGTGCTGCGCGACGGCGCATTCCAGCGCTTGGCTGTGGCCAATCCCAAGCTGGCACCCTATGGTGCAGCGGCCACCGAAGCCCTCCAGGCCCTCGGGCAGCTGGAACGCCTCACCCCACGTTTCGTGCAGGGAGAGAACATCGCACAAACCTTGCAGTTCGTGTCCACGGGCAACGCCGAGCTGGGTTTTGTGGCCCTGTCGCAGGTGGCCGTGCCCGGCCAAGCTGTCAGCGGTTCGCAATGGGTGGTGCCCGAACACCTGTACACCCCCATTCGGCAAGACGCGGTGTTGCTCAAGAAGGGCGAAGGCCAGCCGGCGGCCGAAGCGTTGATGCGGTTCATGCGGTCGCCTCAAGCACGCCAGATCATCCAGACCTGGGGATACGGCCTTGCCCCTGCACGCTGA
- a CDS encoding ArsR/SmtB family transcription factor has protein sequence MNALDDQALDQVADYFRALAEPLRLKLLNGLRDGPMNVSELTALVGSSQANVSKHLAVLAKAGLVVRRSRGTSAYYEIGDGRTYQLCDLVCGHIADRLLAQVQGMTGGARP, from the coding sequence ATGAATGCCCTTGACGATCAGGCGCTGGACCAGGTGGCCGATTACTTCCGAGCCCTGGCCGAGCCATTGCGCCTCAAGCTGCTCAACGGCTTGCGCGACGGCCCCATGAACGTCAGCGAGCTCACGGCCCTGGTGGGCAGCAGTCAGGCCAATGTGTCCAAGCACCTGGCGGTGCTGGCCAAGGCGGGTTTGGTGGTGCGCCGCTCTCGCGGCACCAGCGCCTATTACGAAATCGGCGATGGGCGCACCTACCAGTTGTGTGATCTGGTGTGTGGGCACATTGCCGACCGGCTGTTGGCCCAGGTGCAGGGCATGACCGGGGGGGCGCGGCCTTGA
- a CDS encoding efflux RND transporter periplasmic adaptor subunit: protein MPHVTRLFLSMALVWQTPMVLVHAQTPPASAAPSSLQTVTVGAPQGGPRFLTDATVEAVRDARIASQVPGRIVGLAVRAGDRVEAGQVLARIDPSVIQQQVAGSQAQLAQAQAQAVVARNEVRRAQQLFAKSYISQAALDQAEAQAKAADAQVRAMQAQVAATNAQAGLHVLKAPFAGWVAQVAVSLGDAAGPGQMLMQVYDPSALRITAQVPESLVPQLQRQGASADAGGTAPITGLSLDVLPAVDPATRTVTVRAPLPAGVSGLTPGQSIKLVLPLNGAAAPLSAQRLDVPRQAVVVRGELTGVYVVGADGQARLRQVRLGRTAGATVEVLSGLNTGERVALDPVAAAAQR from the coding sequence ATGCCCCACGTCACCCGCCTGTTCTTGTCCATGGCCCTGGTCTGGCAGACGCCGATGGTGCTCGTTCACGCGCAAACGCCACCCGCCTCTGCCGCCCCGTCCAGCCTGCAGACCGTGACGGTGGGCGCTCCCCAAGGCGGCCCCCGCTTTCTGACCGACGCCACGGTCGAGGCCGTGCGCGACGCGCGCATCGCCAGCCAGGTGCCGGGGCGCATCGTCGGGCTCGCCGTGCGTGCAGGTGATCGGGTCGAGGCCGGGCAGGTGCTGGCCCGCATCGACCCCTCGGTGATCCAGCAGCAGGTGGCCGGCAGTCAGGCGCAATTGGCCCAGGCGCAAGCCCAGGCCGTGGTGGCGCGCAACGAAGTGCGCCGCGCTCAACAGTTGTTTGCCAAGTCCTACATCAGCCAGGCGGCGCTGGACCAGGCCGAGGCCCAGGCCAAGGCCGCCGATGCACAGGTGCGCGCCATGCAGGCCCAGGTGGCAGCCACCAACGCCCAGGCGGGCCTGCACGTGCTGAAGGCGCCCTTCGCGGGCTGGGTGGCCCAGGTGGCGGTGAGCCTGGGGGATGCCGCGGGCCCCGGCCAGATGCTCATGCAGGTGTACGACCCCAGCGCGCTGCGCATCACGGCGCAGGTGCCGGAATCGCTCGTGCCCCAACTGCAGCGCCAAGGCGCCAGCGCGGACGCTGGCGGCACCGCTCCCATCACCGGCCTGAGCCTGGACGTGCTGCCGGCGGTGGACCCCGCCACCCGCACGGTGACCGTGCGTGCGCCCTTGCCCGCTGGCGTGAGCGGCCTCACCCCGGGCCAATCCATCAAGCTGGTGCTGCCTTTGAATGGCGCGGCCGCGCCGCTCAGCGCCCAACGGCTTGACGTGCCACGCCAAGCCGTGGTCGTGCGCGGTGAGTTGACCGGTGTCTATGTGGTCGGCGCCGACGGCCAGGCACGCCTGAGACAAGTGCGCCTCGGACGCACCGCCGGCGCGACGGTGGAAGTCTTGTCGGGCCTGAACACCGGTGAACGCGTGGCCCTGGACCCCGTGGCCGCCGCTGCCCAACGCTGA